The sequence TCGGTGCAGGATTTGGCGGTCTGAATGCTGCCAAAATTTTAGCCGGCAACAAAGATTTCAGCATTACAATACTCGATAAGGAGAATCATCATCTTTTCAAACCTCTCCTTTATCAGGTGGCTTCAGCAGGATTAAACGAATCCGATATCGCTTATCCAATTCGCAGCATTTTTGCAAAAAATGAGAATGTAAAAGTATTCAAAGAGAATGTGGTGGATATTGACGGCGAGTCAAAAAAGGTCATTACCGACTCTAAAATTCATGAGTATGACTACCTTATTATTGCATGCGGTGCTGTGGAAAACTACTTTAAAAATAGCAACTGGATCAGTTTTGCTCCTCCTCTTCAAAAATTATCCCACGCACAGCATTTGAGAAACAAAATCCTGAATGCCTTTGAAATGGCTGAAAAATCCGAAGACGATGAGGAAAGGAAAAAGCATCTGACTTTTGTTATAGTGGGGGGCGGTCCCACCGGTGTTGAATTAGCTGGCGCGATTGGAGAAATTACACGTATTACTCTCACCAAAGATTTTCGGAATATTGACCCGTCTTTGTCCAGAATTATTTTAATTGAAGCAAATAACACAATTTTGCGCAGTTTTGATAAAAAACTTATTAAAAAGGCATTAAGGGATTTGGAGTCACTGGGTGTTCAAATCTGGAACAGCAGTAAAGTTACCGATATAAGAGAAGACAGTATAAGTATTGCAAGCGAAACACTAAAAACTTCCACAATTATGTGGGCTGCCGGGACAATGGCAAACAGTTTAGCTGAAAGGATTCATTGTGATAAAGATCAAATGGGGAAAATATTGGTTGAAAATGATCTCAGCTTAAATCAGTTTCCGGATGTTTATGCTGTTGGTGATATTGTTCATTTTGAGCAAAACGGTCGCGTTTTGCCGGGCTTAGCTCCTGTGGCAATGCAGCAGGGAAAATATGCGGCAAAGGTAATTTTAAAAAGAGAAGCCGGAAAACCTTATAAACCTTTTAAATACAGGGATAAAGGACAGTTGGCAACAATTGGAAGGAGCAAAGCAATTGCCGAAATAAAACGTTTTAAAGTTTCCGGGACATTGGCATGGATTACATGGCTTTTCGTACATGTTTTATACTTGACCGGATTTAAGAACAGGATGCTTGTAATGCTGCAATGGGCGTGGTCGTATTTTACATTTAAAAAAGGTGCAAGAATAATCATTGATAAATAATTTTAAGGCAATCAATATTCAGTTTAACTGAGTTCTGCCCCCGTATCTGGTCTGTTTTTTGACTTTTAAAATCAAGTAATTATGATACTTTAATGATATCAGGAATTATATTACAATTTGTTAAAATATCGAAAGCCAATTTATGGAGACTATATGTCAAAAAATCTTTTGTTGGTTGTTATTACTCTGACAGCAATCATAGTTTCCGCAATAATCAACAAAGAAAAGACAGCATTGGGATTGCGCAAAGGTATGAAAATGTTGATCACGCTTTTGCCCCAGTTTCTTATACTGCTTGTATTGGTCAGCATTTTTTTTGCATTAGTACCTCAAAAAACATTGTTATCTTTTTTAATAGAGCATGCTGGGTGGTTTGGCATTTTAGCAGCGTCTATTATCGGTTCTGTTACATTAATTCCAGCTCCAATAGCTTACCCTTTAACTGATCTGTTGATCCAAGAAGATCTACCATTAACAATACCTGCTGTTTTTATTACAACTCTCATGATGGTCGGTATTTTGACACTTCCGGTGGAAAAAGCATATTTCGGTTTTACTCTTGCCATTTTACGCAATATTCTTTTCTTTGTTGGAGCCTTAATTATTGGTCTCTTAGTCGGAGTAATTATATGAAAAAAATATCTAACATTCCATTTGGATATATACTTGCACTAATTTTTGCTATCACGTCATTTGTTTTTATTGTATTAGAAATCCCTTTAGGAAAACAGTTTATCAGGGAATTTATGATATTTTCAAGTGAAATGGTCATTATCATTCCGTGTATATTTATTCTGATTGGACTTCTTGAAGTTTGGATTCCAAAACAGTTACTTCAGAAGCATATAGGGGAAGAATCTGGTTTTCGTGGTGTTTTCTATGTAATTATGTTAGCTATGCTTCAAGGAGGACCACTATATGTAGCCTTTCCTACAGCCTATCTGCTTTGGGAGAAGGGCTGTAGCATAAGAAATGTTTTTATGTATCTTGGTGCCTTTTCTTCCCTTAAGATCCCGATGGTGCTATTTGAAGTTAATTATTTGGG comes from Flexistipes sp. and encodes:
- a CDS encoding permease, coding for MKKISNIPFGYILALIFAITSFVFIVLEIPLGKQFIREFMIFSSEMVIIIPCIFILIGLLEVWIPKQLLQKHIGEESGFRGVFYVIMLAMLQGGPLYVAFPTAYLLWEKGCSIRNVFMYLGAFSSLKIPMVLFEVNYLGWEFTLARASIALPVFIIIADIMARYARAKGLQLNNFNHKETKSQQ
- a CDS encoding NAD(P)/FAD-dependent oxidoreductase, whose translation is MKKVVIIGAGFGGLNAAKILAGNKDFSITILDKENHHLFKPLLYQVASAGLNESDIAYPIRSIFAKNENVKVFKENVVDIDGESKKVITDSKIHEYDYLIIACGAVENYFKNSNWISFAPPLQKLSHAQHLRNKILNAFEMAEKSEDDEERKKHLTFVIVGGGPTGVELAGAIGEITRITLTKDFRNIDPSLSRIILIEANNTILRSFDKKLIKKALRDLESLGVQIWNSSKVTDIREDSISIASETLKTSTIMWAAGTMANSLAERIHCDKDQMGKILVENDLSLNQFPDVYAVGDIVHFEQNGRVLPGLAPVAMQQGKYAAKVILKREAGKPYKPFKYRDKGQLATIGRSKAIAEIKRFKVSGTLAWITWLFVHVLYLTGFKNRMLVMLQWAWSYFTFKKGARIIIDK